The Phaeodactylum tricornutum CCAP 1055/1 chromosome 8, whole genome shotgun sequence genome has a window encoding:
- a CDS encoding predicted protein — protein sequence MELFGYSLQSIRVFMALACLVDLVFRVANGQHSAFIGSKSDSVKDTFPAGDALVDAILNATADSFDTALILAFPRPSLEPSAAPIPLGVDWINQTSAADHQWSAVTYGNGMFVAVAFGGSDSNLVMTSPNGRNWTSQRSASEASWSSITYGNGIFVAVANAGSDPIRVMTSPNGINWTMQESPPEQDNWRSVTYGMDMFVALGAEENGDVSKKLAMTSPNGMNWTLQTTDPLGFWNSVIYGDGTFVAVEFSGGVDNQVMTSPNGMNWTTHPAPAAQWISLTYAMDIFLAVAIFSSDTEQVMTSPNGINWTIHQSAKDAWWSSITYAEAENVFAAVARSGEVMTSPNGRNWTIQESGAAAPWSSVTYGNGTFVAVSYNGEVMTSQTG from the exons ATGGAGCTCTTTGGTTATTCATTGCAGTCAATCCGAGTCTTCATGGCCCTTGCGTGTTTGGTCGACTTGGTGTTCCGAGTAGCCAATGGACAACAT TCAGCCTTTATCGGTTCCAAATCCGACAGTGTCAAAGATACCTTCCCCGCCGGCGATGCCCTCGTTGACGCCATCCTCAATGCCACTGCTGATTCCTTCGACACTGCCTTAATTCTTGCCTTCCCTA GGCCTTCGCTGGAGCCGTCAGCAGCACCAATACCACTGGGGGTGGATTGGATAAACCAGACAAGCGCAGCAGATCATCAGTGGAGTGCTGTCACGTATGGCAACGGAATGTTTGTAGCAGTGGCATTTGGAGGCAGCGACAGTAACCTTGTAATGACCAGCCCTAATGGCAGGAACTGGACAAGCCAGAGAAGTGCATCAGAAGCTAGTTGGTCCAGCATTACATACGGTAATGGCATATTTGTTGCGGTTGCCAATGCTGGCAGTGATCCTATCCgtgtcatgaccagtccaaATGGCATCAATTGGACAATGCAGGAAAGTCCTCCTGAACAAGACAACTGGAGAAGTGTAACGTACGGCATGGATATGTTTGTTGCACTTGGTGCAGAAGAAAATGGAGATGTCAGCAAGAAGCTTGCCATGACTAGCCCAAATGGTATGAATTGGACACTCCAGACAACAGATCCTTTGGGGTTTTGGAACAGTGTTATATACGGCGATGGAACCTTTGTTGCGGTTGAGTTTTCTGGTGGGGTTGACAACCAGGTCATGACCAGCCCCAATGGAATGAATTGGACAACTCATCCTGCCCCAGCAGCTCAATGGATTAGTCTGACGTATGCCATGGATATATTTCTGGCAGTGGCTATATTCAGCTCTGACACTGAGCAGGTCATGACCAGCCCCAACGGGATAAACTGGACCATCCATCAAAGCGCTAAAGATGCTTGGTGGAGTAGCATTACCTATGCAGAGGCTGAAAATGTCTTTGCTGCAGTGGCCCGATCTGGTGaggtcatgaccagtcccAATGGTAGGAATTGGACTATCCAAGAAAGTGGAGCAGCTGCACCATGGAGCAGTGTCACCTATGGCAATGGAACATTTGTGGCAGTCTCTTACAATGGTGAAGTCATGACAAGTCAGACTGGCTAG
- a CDS encoding predicted protein, with translation TESTTSLASTSNRVLNLSTVTQAELEILMVAWGHPKYRAQQVYNWIRQQGVTDVALMTNLPKTLRAQLSEFSKPRSLEIAAEMVSKDGTIKRAYRCADGQMIESVLMPYKDGRYTACISSQAGCAQGCVFCATGQMGFARQLTADEIFEQVAIFANELQQQKDQQQYIDAGGQEIQHGRATRLSNVVFMGMGEPLANYRNVVKAVNRITNDLGIGARKITVSTVGIVPNIVKLTTDPDMPPIRLAVSLHCASDKERSDLLPANRRYGGLDELMPALRDYIETTGRRITLEWALIQGENDNADSARTLASLVQRYGLRRDMVHVNVIPLNPTGGFEGTPTQRQNVNVFVKTLEEHGIACTPRVRRGIDIDAGCGQLTSK, from the coding sequence ACCGAGAGTACTACAAGCCTAGCGAGTACGAGCAATCGTGTGCTGAATCTGTCGACCGTCACACAAGCCGAACTAGAAATTCTAATGGTGGCTTGGGGGCATCCCAAGTACCGCGCCCAGCAAGTCTACAACTGGATTCGCCAACAAGGGGTCACCGACGTTGCACTCATGACGAACCTGCCCAAAACACTCCGCGCGCAACTTTCCGAATTTTCCAAACCCCGTTCGTTGGAAATCGCGGCGGAAATGGTCTCCAAAGACGGCACCATCAAACGCGCCTACCGCTGTGCGGACGGACAAATGATTGAATCCGTGCTCATGCCCTACAAGGACGGGCGGTATACGGCCTGTATCAGCTCACAAGCTGGCTGTGCGCAGGGTTGCGTCTTTTGTGCCACTGGACAAATGGGCTTTGCCCGGCAACTAACCGCCGACGAAATTTTTGAACAAGTGGCCATTTTTGCCAACGaactgcaacaacaaaaggacCAGCAACAGTATATTGACGCGGGTGGGCAGGAAATTCAACACGGCCGAGCAACGCGTTTGAGCAACGTTGTATTCATGGGTATGGGCGAACCCTTGGCAAATTACCGTAACGTCGTGAAGGCCGTCAATCGTATAACGAACGATTTGGGCATTGGTGCCCGGAAAATTACCGTTTCGACCGTCGGTATTGTACCGAACATTGTGAAACTAACCACGGATCCCGACATGCCTCCCATTCGACTGGCCGTATCCTTGCACTGCGCATCGGATAAGGAACGATCAGATTTGCTACCGGCCAATCGTCGGTACGGGGGTCTGGATGAACTGATGCCAGCGCTCCGCGACTATATTGAAACAACCGGACGTCGAATCACCCTCGAGTGGGCGTTGATTCAGGGTGAAAACGATAATGCCGACTCGGCCCGGACACTGGCCTCCTTGGTTCAACGATACGGACTGCGCCGGGACATGGTCCACGTCAACGTTATCCCTTTGAATCCTACCGGTGGCTTTGAAGGTACTCCCACGCAGCGACAAAACGTCAATGTGTTTGTCAAAACATTGGAGGAACACGGGATTGCCTGCACACCCCGAGTTCGACGTGGCATTGATATCGACGCCGGTTGTGGCCAATTGACTTCCAAA
- a CDS encoding predicted protein, with the protein MRAFHPHGTMLSSSSPPERGTTGTPDTSIAPTSWNRAGSKRPIQSRSSNDSGDYSSLDCATLHHSLKRVKLSSSPGELCLNRDLLHLVRHEGWRVASVFPHVYNDSQQQQQQQQQQQQQHDADNDDRWISPCHTQLLTRQDPLRLEWRTQHVLVVLQIPRLYPHRPPTVRIVPGADSPSLNWPRDIVWDASGVPLDVHESTAGAPLFARESSSSATLRLEWSPIQRLTDVMRTLQQTLCWGENTQSPGQQHQDKIDKERNDRRNFNVNNEGSAKHPGGNPYHNDDMVMDPPEAHTHRRRSPATLPSTTNSDTWLPPNRFDWGFDRLYKMDQD; encoded by the coding sequence ATGCGTGCCTTTCATCCTCACGGTACTATGTTGTCATCGTCCTCTCCACCGGAGCGCGGGACGACGGGGACGCCGGACACGTCTATCGCCCCGACTTCCTGGAATCGGGCGGGCTCGAAGCGCCCTATCCAAAGCCGATCCTCCAACGATTCCGGGGATTACAGTTCTTTGGATTGTGCCACTTTACACCACAGCTTGAAACGCGTCAAACTCAGTTCCTCCCCGGGTGAGTTGTGTCTAAATCGTGATCTGCTCCATTTGGTCCGACACGAAGGGTGGAGAGTCGCGAGCGTTTTCCCGCATGTTTACAACGAttcccaacaacaacaacaacaacaacaacaacaacaacaacaacacgacgCTGACAACGATGATCGATGGATATCTCCGTGCCATACGCAACTCTTGACACGTCAGGATCCCTTGCGTTTGGAATGGCGAACCCAACACGTCCTCGTTGTACTGCAAATTCCCAGACTGTATCCTCATCGACCCCCCACAGTCCGCATTGTCCCCGGTGCCGATTCACCATCCCTTAACTGGCCACGGGACATTGTTTGGGACGCGTCCGGTGTACCCCTGGACGTACATGAATCGACCGCTGGTGCACCGTTGTTCGCCCGGgaatcatcatcatcggCTACTTTGCGTTTGGAATGGTCCCCCATTCAACGATTGACGGACGTTATGCGAACACTGCAACAAACACTTTGTTGGGGAGAGAATACACAGTCACCGGGTCAACAACATCAAGATAAAATCGATAAGGAGCGGAACGATAGGAGGAACTTCAACGTTAATAACGAGGGATCGGCAAAGCACCCTGGAGGTAACCCTTATCACAATGACGACATGGTGATGGATCCACCCGAAGCTCACACGCACCGGCGTCGTTCCCCCGCGACTCTCCCTTCGACCACCAATTCCGATACTTGGTTGCCACCAAATCGCTTCGATTGGGGCTTTGATCGACTTTACAAAATGGATCAAGACTAA